Proteins encoded together in one Rhipicephalus sanguineus isolate Rsan-2018 chromosome 9, BIME_Rsan_1.4, whole genome shotgun sequence window:
- the LOC119406089 gene encoding uncharacterized protein LOC119406089, which produces MNMMWSDVTLPFNCDGAPVFDSSKSTIWPIEVVVNELPVLIRWQNVLITGLWFARAHPPMDVFMAQFVSEINSIGTLVWSHAGKTVRSAVHAVACCVDSQARAAILNSKQFNGYFGRSWCLQRGQVIDGALKYPFSIQVADRTHSGVLKAMVEAVRRKEPVFGIKGPSTLVKLQGFDLV; this is translated from the exons ATGAACATGATGTGGAGCGATGTCACGTTGCCGTTCAATTGTGATGGGGCACCTGTGTTTGACTCCAGCAAGAGCACAATCTGGCCCATTGAAGTGGTGGTCAATGAACTGCCTGTTTTGATTCGGTGGCAAAATGTGTTGATCACAGGGCTATGGTTTGCCAGAGCACACCCACCCATGGATGTCTTCATGGCACAGTTTGTCTCAGAAATCAACAGTATTGGAACACTTGTATGGTCGCATGCCGGGAAAACCGTAAGATCAGCGGTACATGCAGTTGCCTGTTGTGTTGACTCCCAAGCAAGGGCAGCTATCCTGAACAGCAAACAGTTCAATGGATACTTTGGACGTAGCTGGTGCTTGCAGCGAGGCCAAGTGATTGATG GTGCTCTGAAGTATCCATTCTCCATCCAAGTGGCTGACAGGACACACAGTGGCGTGCTAAAAGCCATGGTGGAAGCAGTTCGTCGGAAGGAACCAGTTTTTGGCATCAAGGGGCCATCAACTCTTGTCAAGCTGCAAGGCTTTGATCTTGTGTAG